The DNA sequence aaattcctgaCCCTCCcgaaaattcccaaaattgcCGAAATTGCCGAATTTTCCCCTCAGTTTTTCGAAGAGCTGGCGGAGGAGGAGAAGGCGGCGCCGGCTGAGCCCCCCCCGCCCCCTGAGAAGGAGACCCCGCCCCCCCCGCAGGTTAATTAACATAATTGAGTTAATTAGGGAGGGGTTAATGAGAGGGAAAGGGGTTGGAGGTTAAAAGGGAGGAGTTTAAAGGGGAGAAAGGGGAGGAGCCTAAACGGGTGGGGTTAAaggggaggggttaagggaaaGAGGAGGGGGCTTAAATGGAAAAGGGGAGGGGCTTAAAGGGGTGGGGCTGAGTGGGGAGGagccaaagccaggctggattcCCTAATGAAGGAGCTAAGAAGGGGTTAATTAACACTAATTAAGGTTCATTGACCCCCCCAGGGTCCCGGCGCAAGCGGGACCGGCGGAAGGAGGCTCGGAGGCCGCGGGGGCGGAGCCTGAGcccgaggaggaggagctgagcCGAAGGCTCCGGGCCCTGGCGGCCGCTGccgacgaggaggaggaggaggaggaggaggaggaaggtccggggtgggaatttggggggtcccaggaggggtttgggatcCCTCAGTGACCCCTGGAATGTTC is a window from the Cinclus cinclus unplaced genomic scaffold, bCinCin1.1 SCAFFOLD_319, whole genome shotgun sequence genome containing:
- the LOC134057182 gene encoding ATP-binding cassette sub-family F member 1-like; translated protein: MPKGARPAGAKQEEWKGGEEDQPVKKGKKDRKGKKSFFEELAEEEKAAPAEPPPPPEKETPPPPQGSRRKRDRRKEARRPRGRSLSPRRRS